In Lacibacter sp. H375, one DNA window encodes the following:
- a CDS encoding L,D-transpeptidase family protein, which translates to MRKQFTASSLFLLFVFMLTTNACGDGETKEVKDIVVEPEQMNERVKKNINELLSRIEDDGKADDSTKVSRPNVVDAYYKQTGYKAVWSSDEQFLSLADSMLLFIQQAKLYGLFPNDYHYPVLKNLAARFAADTAAVGDRRDAALWSKADVLLTDAFFNIAAHLHVGRLKVDSTFMNPDSVLTDKFYQSNLNAVINGKSISEVFHALEPSHDGYVELKVASKQFIDSADFEKKYTYVSYPYKDSLAFVKSLMKRLQEEGMLSWQLENVDSAQLKEALIKLQKKRELTVDGKFGVQVVRLLNNTDAEKFKRIAINLDRYKVLPPKMPERYIWVNLPAYKLELWDNDTLRLESKVVVGKPNTRTPLLTSRISDMVTYPQWTIPNSIIMKEIVPSLRRDPGYLAKKGYSLLTWEGEEVDPYAVDWTKYKKGIPYKVVQGSGDDNALGILKFNFPNKYSVYLHDTNQRYLFKNAKRALSHGCVRVQEWEKLTYYISALDSINYEFDPSRVESDSIKVWLERKEKHVVKVKTKLPVYFRYFTAAGKEGKLIFFEDIYNEDKVAREAYFSTK; encoded by the coding sequence ATGAGAAAACAGTTTACCGCCTCTTCCTTGTTCCTGTTATTTGTTTTTATGTTGACCACGAATGCTTGTGGCGATGGAGAAACAAAAGAGGTGAAAGATATTGTTGTTGAACCCGAACAAATGAACGAACGGGTTAAGAAAAATATCAATGAATTACTTTCCCGTATTGAAGATGATGGGAAAGCCGATGACAGTACCAAAGTTTCCCGTCCAAATGTTGTTGATGCTTACTATAAGCAAACAGGATATAAAGCTGTTTGGAGCAGCGACGAGCAATTTCTTTCTTTAGCCGATTCGATGTTGTTGTTTATTCAACAGGCAAAATTGTATGGTTTATTTCCCAACGATTATCATTATCCTGTTCTGAAGAATCTTGCTGCACGTTTTGCTGCAGATACGGCTGCTGTTGGAGACAGGAGGGATGCCGCTCTTTGGTCGAAGGCTGACGTATTATTGACGGACGCATTTTTCAATATCGCTGCTCATCTGCATGTGGGTCGTTTGAAAGTTGATAGCACCTTCATGAATCCGGATTCTGTGCTCACGGATAAATTTTATCAGTCGAATCTGAATGCTGTAATAAATGGAAAATCTATATCGGAAGTGTTTCATGCATTAGAACCATCACACGATGGTTATGTTGAATTAAAAGTGGCATCAAAGCAATTTATTGACAGTGCCGATTTCGAAAAAAAATATACTTATGTTTCCTATCCCTATAAAGATTCATTGGCCTTTGTAAAATCGTTGATGAAACGTTTACAGGAAGAAGGAATGCTAAGCTGGCAATTAGAAAATGTTGATTCAGCACAATTAAAAGAAGCACTTATTAAACTGCAAAAGAAAAGAGAGTTAACTGTTGATGGCAAATTTGGGGTGCAGGTGGTTCGTCTTCTCAACAATACTGATGCAGAAAAATTCAAACGCATCGCTATTAATCTCGACCGTTATAAAGTGTTACCTCCAAAAATGCCCGAGCGCTATATATGGGTCAATCTTCCCGCTTATAAACTTGAGCTGTGGGATAATGATACTCTTCGTCTTGAAAGCAAAGTGGTGGTGGGTAAACCAAATACACGAACACCTTTGTTGACAAGCCGTATCAGCGATATGGTTACCTATCCGCAATGGACCATTCCTAACAGTATCATCATGAAGGAAATTGTTCCTTCTCTTCGAAGAGATCCTGGCTATCTTGCAAAAAAAGGGTATTCACTTCTAACCTGGGAGGGCGAAGAGGTGGATCCGTATGCTGTAGATTGGACAAAATATAAGAAAGGAATTCCCTATAAAGTAGTACAAGGTAGTGGAGATGATAATGCATTAGGTATTCTGAAATTTAATTTCCCTAATAAATATTCTGTTTACCTGCATGATACAAATCAACGGTATCTGTTTAAGAATGCAAAACGTGCTTTAAGTCATGGTTGTGTTCGTGTGCAGGAATGGGAGAAACTCACCTACTATATTTCTGCCCTTGACAGTATCAATTATGAATTTGATCCATCCCGTGTTGAAAGTGATTCTATTAAAGTTTGGCTTGAACGAAAAGAGAAACATGTTGTTAAGGTAAAAACCAAACTTCCCGTTTATTTCCGTTACTTTACCGCAGCCGGGAAAGAGGGGAAGCTTATTTTCTTTGAAGATATTTACAACGAAGATAAAGTGGCACGTGAAGCTTATTTCTCAACCAAATAA
- the aroA gene encoding 3-phosphoshikimate 1-carboxyvinyltransferase gives MKVTIHPSTITGTIQSNASKSSMQRACAAALVAKGKSIIKNPGHSNDDKAAMDITQRLGGTLTNNGNELIIESNGVQPVSSEINCGESGLSIRMFTPLVALSNHALTVNGTGSLTTRPMDFFDEILPQLDVQVKSNAGKLPLNIQGPIVPKNITIDGSLSSQFLTGLLLAYAASNASDVSITVTNLKSKPYIDLTLDVMKQFGLKVPENKNYESFYFAPTTHDSPLTTHHYTVEGDWSGAAFLLVAGAVAGNIVVKGLDVFSTQADKAVLQALMDCGCIISIQPEQIEIGPAPLKPFHFNATECPDLFPPLVALAAYCNGKTVIEGTTRLTHKESNRAITLQEEFAKLGVTIELQDDLMIIHGGGGLKGATVHSRHDHRIAMACAVAALKADGDVTIEEAEAINKSYPDFYEHLKLLKASVSY, from the coding sequence ATGAAAGTAACAATACATCCATCAACCATAACCGGAACTATTCAATCGAACGCATCAAAAAGTTCGATGCAGCGTGCATGTGCTGCAGCTTTGGTGGCAAAGGGAAAAAGCATCATTAAAAATCCCGGTCATAGTAACGATGATAAAGCGGCGATGGATATTACGCAACGCCTGGGTGGAACGCTCACCAATAATGGAAATGAACTCATCATTGAAAGTAATGGTGTGCAACCTGTGAGCAGTGAAATTAATTGCGGCGAAAGTGGATTAAGCATCCGTATGTTTACACCGTTGGTTGCATTAAGCAATCATGCGCTTACAGTAAACGGCACCGGCAGTTTAACTACAAGACCAATGGATTTCTTCGATGAGATATTGCCGCAACTTGATGTGCAGGTGAAAAGCAATGCAGGAAAATTGCCGTTGAATATTCAAGGACCAATCGTTCCGAAAAATATTACTATCGATGGTTCACTCAGCTCACAGTTCCTAACGGGATTGTTGCTGGCTTATGCAGCAAGTAATGCAAGTGATGTATCAATTACTGTTACTAATCTTAAAAGCAAACCATACATCGATCTTACACTTGATGTAATGAAACAGTTTGGTTTGAAAGTGCCGGAGAATAAAAATTACGAATCATTTTATTTTGCTCCGACCACTCACGACTCACCACTCACGACTCACCATTACACTGTAGAAGGCGATTGGAGTGGTGCTGCATTCTTACTCGTTGCAGGTGCAGTTGCAGGAAACATCGTAGTGAAAGGATTAGATGTATTTTCAACACAGGCTGATAAAGCCGTGTTGCAGGCCTTGATGGATTGCGGTTGTATTATTTCTATTCAACCTGAGCAAATTGAAATTGGTCCGGCTCCGTTGAAGCCTTTTCATTTCAATGCAACGGAATGTCCCGATCTGTTTCCGCCGTTGGTTGCCTTGGCAGCTTATTGCAATGGCAAAACAGTGATTGAAGGAACAACTCGTTTAACACATAAAGAAAGTAACCGTGCAATCACCTTGCAGGAAGAATTTGCGAAGTTGGGTGTAACGATTGAGTTGCAGGATGATCTCATGATTATTCATGGCGGCGGCGGATTAAAAGGCGCTACTGTCCATTCACGTCACGATCATCGTATTGCCATGGCTTGTGCAGTGGCAGCGTTGAAAGCAGATGGTGATGTAACGATTGAAGAAGCTGAAGCAATCAACAAATCATACCCTGATTTTTATGAGCATCTTAAATTGTTAAAAGCTTCCGTATCTTACTGA
- a CDS encoding chorismate synthase yields MNSFGKLFRVSIFGESHGESVGIVVDGCPAGLSLTADDLLPDLERRKGGKQKGTTPRQEADYPFFKSGTFNEKTTGFPIAIFFENNNTRSEDYNKQRSIPRPGHADWVAHQKFGGHEDYRGGGHFSARLTTGLVAAGAIAKKLMTGVSIHAEVKEIGGEKDLEKGLQNAIDAKDSVGGLVECRVTGLPVGLGEPYFDSVESLLAQMMFTIPAVRGVEFGTGFAAAKMFGSEHNDAIENMIGKTVTNHAGGVVGGITNGNELVFRIAIKPTSSTPKEQTSLNWDTEQMEKFSIKGRHDLCVALRAPVIVEAATAIVLADLMLQEQRIKRIVS; encoded by the coding sequence ATGAACTCATTCGGTAAATTATTTCGTGTATCCATCTTTGGCGAATCGCATGGCGAAAGCGTAGGTATTGTAGTAGATGGTTGTCCGGCAGGATTGTCGTTAACAGCTGATGATCTCTTACCTGATCTCGAACGCAGAAAAGGTGGCAAACAAAAAGGAACTACTCCACGCCAGGAAGCGGATTATCCGTTTTTCAAAAGTGGAACGTTTAATGAGAAGACCACCGGCTTTCCTATTGCCATTTTCTTTGAAAATAATAATACACGCAGCGAAGATTATAACAAGCAACGCAGCATTCCACGTCCCGGTCATGCTGATTGGGTGGCACATCAAAAGTTTGGCGGACATGAAGATTATCGTGGTGGCGGACACTTTAGTGCACGACTCACAACAGGCTTAGTTGCCGCTGGTGCCATTGCAAAAAAACTCATGACTGGTGTTTCTATTCATGCAGAAGTAAAAGAGATCGGCGGCGAAAAAGATTTAGAGAAAGGATTACAAAATGCAATTGATGCAAAAGATTCAGTTGGAGGTTTAGTTGAATGCAGAGTAACGGGTTTACCTGTTGGTTTAGGTGAACCATATTTCGATTCCGTTGAATCATTGCTTGCTCAAATGATGTTTACTATTCCTGCAGTACGTGGTGTGGAATTCGGAACCGGTTTTGCTGCTGCAAAAATGTTCGGCAGCGAACATAATGATGCGATTGAAAATATGATTGGTAAAACAGTGACCAATCATGCCGGTGGTGTGGTAGGCGGTATTACCAATGGAAATGAATTAGTGTTCCGTATTGCCATTAAGCCAACATCTTCAACTCCAAAAGAACAAACCAGTTTAAATTGGGATACAGAACAGATGGAAAAGTTTTCCATCAAGGGACGTCATGATCTGTGCGTTGCTTTGCGTGCCCCTGTTATTGTAGAAGCTGCAACAGCTATTGTATTGGCTGATCTTATGTTGCAGGAACAACGGATCAAACGAATTGTCTCTTAA
- a CDS encoding OmpA family protein, with protein sequence MKQSLVLLVAFCCFLTAGAQNKDLKKLPSIGFQFSMFDFQSGVDIKNKGLSTVLREKSLGKRDRLQPGLTLHYMEGITNNIDVMARIGGTFLTYPSRNTLDVGTSDKFYGEIDANLNIKLLPDNYWVVPYLQAGIGASVERGNWMAQIPVGAGLQVNLFNQVFVHLNTGYRVPVTSRANYGLVHSFGVSVPLKERVAPPPPPPPTPEPPKDKDGDGVLDVDDVCPDEAGVAALRGCPDKDKDGVADKDDKCADVAGLARYSGCPIPDSDKDGINDEEDKCPQQAGVARYNGCPVPDTDKDGVNDEEDKCPAVAGIAANAGCPEVKEEIKTKVEFAARNIFFNTGSYQLQKKSYAPLNEVAQILKDNPTLQLDVEGHTDNSGDAAKNQTLSENRAAAVKAYLVAQGIDKSRLTSAGYGIDKPIADNKTAAGKAKNRRVELKLRSY encoded by the coding sequence ATGAAACAATCGCTCGTATTACTGGTCGCATTTTGCTGTTTTTTAACTGCAGGCGCTCAGAATAAGGATCTAAAAAAACTGCCTTCAATTGGGTTTCAGTTTTCAATGTTCGATTTTCAGTCTGGCGTTGATATAAAAAATAAAGGTCTTTCAACTGTACTTAGGGAAAAGAGTTTGGGAAAAAGGGATCGTTTGCAACCTGGGCTTACGCTTCACTATATGGAAGGAATTACAAACAATATTGATGTTATGGCCAGGATTGGCGGAACTTTCTTAACCTACCCTTCCCGAAATACCTTGGATGTTGGCACAAGTGATAAATTTTATGGTGAAATAGACGCAAATCTGAACATAAAACTGCTTCCTGATAATTATTGGGTAGTCCCTTATTTACAAGCCGGTATAGGCGCTTCAGTTGAAAGGGGAAACTGGATGGCACAAATTCCAGTTGGTGCAGGACTACAGGTGAATTTATTCAACCAGGTATTTGTTCATCTTAACACTGGTTACCGTGTTCCGGTAACATCAAGGGCTAATTATGGATTGGTGCATTCTTTTGGGGTAAGCGTACCACTTAAAGAAAGGGTAGCTCCACCTCCTCCGCCTCCCCCAACTCCGGAACCTCCGAAAGATAAGGATGGCGATGGTGTATTGGATGTGGATGATGTTTGTCCCGATGAAGCTGGTGTAGCTGCATTACGTGGATGTCCTGATAAGGATAAAGATGGTGTTGCTGATAAAGATGATAAATGTGCTGATGTTGCAGGCTTGGCCCGTTATAGTGGTTGCCCAATCCCCGACAGCGATAAGGATGGTATTAATGATGAAGAAGACAAATGTCCTCAACAGGCAGGTGTAGCACGTTACAACGGTTGCCCTGTTCCTGATACTGATAAGGATGGGGTGAATGATGAAGAAGATAAATGCCCGGCTGTTGCAGGTATTGCAGCAAATGCAGGTTGCCCGGAAGTAAAGGAAGAAATCAAAACAAAAGTTGAATTTGCTGCACGCAATATTTTCTTCAATACTGGTAGCTATCAGTTGCAGAAGAAATCATATGCTCCGTTAAACGAAGTGGCGCAGATATTGAAAGATAATCCAACACTTCAGTTGGATGTTGAAGGGCATACTGATAACAGTGGTGATGCGGCTAAGAATCAAACATTATCTGAAAACCGTGCTGCTGCTGTAAAGGCTTATCTGGTTGCGCAAGGTATTGACAAGAGCCGTTTGACTTCTGCCGGTTATGGAATTGATAAACCAATTGCTGATAATAAAACAGCTGCCGGTAAAGCGAAAAACCGCAGGGTTGAATTGAAATTGAGAAGTTATTAA
- a CDS encoding GNAT family N-acetyltransferase gives MTYREATIQDIQQIQVVRNAVKENVLSNPALVPDKDVEDYITRRGKGWVCVIDDVVVGFSIADLVDHNIWALFVDPSCEAKGIGKQLHDLMMNWYFSQTNETVWLSTSPGTRAETFYRRQGWIEKGVYGKGEIKFEMKKEDWKKNAEVSDTTAAR, from the coding sequence ATGACCTATCGTGAAGCAACGATACAGGATATTCAGCAGATACAGGTTGTACGCAACGCTGTAAAAGAAAATGTGTTGAGCAATCCTGCATTGGTGCCAGATAAAGATGTGGAAGATTACATCACAAGAAGAGGTAAAGGTTGGGTTTGTGTAATTGATGATGTGGTGGTTGGATTTTCTATTGCTGATTTAGTAGATCATAATATCTGGGCGTTGTTTGTTGACCCGAGCTGTGAAGCAAAAGGAATCGGCAAGCAGTTACATGATCTGATGATGAACTGGTATTTCAGTCAAACAAATGAAACGGTGTGGTTGAGTACAAGCCCCGGTACAAGAGCAGAAACATTCTATCGCAGGCAGGGATGGATTGAAAAAGGTGTGTATGGAAAAGGTGAGATAAAGTTTGAAATGAAAAAAGAAGATTGGAAAAAGAACGCTGAAGTGAGTGACACAACAGCAGCCAGATAG
- the aroB gene encoding 3-dehydroquinate synthase codes for MVKQTYQFSTASVDYFNGSMEQLSAVADKNGTVLITDENVFAAHTAKFDGWKTIVMKAGEAHKIQSTVDDVIGQLIELGADRKSTLVGVGGGVVTDMVGYIAAVYMRGIACGFIPTTILAMVDASIGGKNGIDVGVYKNMVGIIRQPSFLLYDVSLLETLPLKEWENGFAEVIKHAAIKDAAMFDELERHAITYYQDNKEPLQQLIERNCLIKTKVVQEDEFEKGDRKLLNLGHTLGHAIENKYQLMHGHAVSIGMVAAAKISEEINNFSSTETQRLTKLIEQYGLTSSFTFDKAEAFETLKKDKKKAQDVMQYVVLNKIGEAKVMNIPLVQLEELIYKL; via the coding sequence ATGGTAAAACAGACTTATCAATTTTCTACGGCATCGGTTGATTATTTCAACGGCAGCATGGAACAATTATCTGCTGTTGCAGATAAGAACGGCACTGTGCTCATCACCGATGAAAATGTATTTGCAGCACATACTGCAAAGTTCGATGGTTGGAAAACCATTGTCATGAAAGCAGGTGAGGCTCATAAAATACAATCAACAGTTGATGATGTGATTGGTCAGTTGATTGAACTGGGTGCCGATCGTAAATCAACACTGGTTGGTGTTGGTGGCGGTGTGGTAACTGATATGGTTGGCTACATTGCTGCTGTGTACATGCGTGGTATTGCCTGCGGATTTATTCCTACAACTATTCTTGCCATGGTTGATGCAAGCATTGGTGGTAAGAATGGAATTGACGTAGGAGTATATAAGAATATGGTGGGTATTATCCGTCAGCCTTCTTTTTTGTTGTATGATGTTTCATTACTTGAAACGTTGCCGCTGAAAGAATGGGAGAATGGTTTTGCTGAAGTAATTAAACATGCTGCCATTAAAGATGCAGCGATGTTTGATGAACTGGAGCGACATGCTATCACTTATTACCAGGATAACAAAGAACCATTGCAGCAATTAATTGAACGTAACTGTTTAATTAAAACAAAAGTGGTGCAGGAAGATGAGTTTGAAAAAGGAGATCGTAAGCTGTTGAATCTCGGTCATACTTTGGGACATGCCATTGAGAATAAATATCAATTGATGCATGGACATGCAGTAAGTATTGGTATGGTGGCAGCAGCAAAAATTTCGGAAGAGATCAATAATTTTTCTTCAACTGAAACACAACGCCTCACCAAACTCATTGAACAATACGGACTCACTTCTTCATTTACTTTTGATAAAGCTGAAGCATTTGAAACATTGAAGAAGGATAAAAAGAAAGCGCAGGATGTAATGCAATATGTTGTGCTCAATAAAATAGGCGAAGCCAAAGTGATGAATATTCCGTTGGTGCAGCTAGAAGAATTAATTTATAAATTATAA
- a CDS encoding chorismate mutase, whose translation MQTLEANMKEKVQEAWSKKPLIIGGPCSAETEDQLVSTAQRLAATGKINMLRAGIWKPRTKPGMFEGIGAKGLPWLQKAKALTGLPTTVEVATGKQVEDALNFEVDVLWIGARTTVNPFSVQEVADALRGVDIPVLIKNPINPDLELWSGAVERVARAGIKQIGLIHRGFSSYGNTEYRNAPMWHLAIEMKRRNPDQIIINDPSHICGRRDILQETAQKAIDLDFDGLMIESHIDPDNAWSDAKQQVTPERLAEMLSSIIWRKEDVASDEFHQALEKLRQQINQLDDELMQILGQRMKIAENIGQYKKDNNITILQTNRWNEILERAFKEGERKGLSKDFITKYFDAVHMESINHQKKVLDS comes from the coding sequence ATGCAAACATTAGAAGCAAACATGAAAGAGAAAGTGCAGGAAGCATGGAGTAAAAAGCCACTGATCATTGGCGGACCATGCAGCGCCGAAACCGAAGATCAATTAGTATCAACCGCACAGCGCCTGGCAGCAACAGGAAAAATAAATATGTTGCGTGCAGGTATCTGGAAACCACGTACCAAACCCGGCATGTTTGAAGGTATTGGCGCAAAAGGTTTACCATGGCTGCAAAAAGCAAAAGCATTAACAGGCTTACCAACAACTGTTGAAGTTGCAACGGGTAAACAGGTGGAAGATGCATTGAACTTTGAAGTGGATGTATTGTGGATCGGTGCACGTACAACTGTGAACCCTTTCAGCGTACAGGAAGTTGCTGATGCGTTACGTGGTGTCGATATTCCGGTGTTGATCAAGAACCCGATCAACCCTGATCTTGAATTGTGGAGTGGTGCAGTTGAACGTGTGGCTCGTGCAGGCATCAAACAAATTGGTTTAATTCACCGTGGATTTTCTTCTTACGGTAATACAGAATATCGCAATGCACCGATGTGGCATTTAGCGATTGAAATGAAGCGTCGCAATCCTGATCAGATTATTATTAACGATCCTTCACATATTTGCGGTCGCAGAGATATTTTACAGGAGACTGCACAAAAAGCAATTGATCTCGACTTTGATGGTTTGATGATCGAAAGTCATATTGATCCGGATAATGCGTGGAGCGATGCGAAACAACAGGTTACTCCTGAGCGTTTGGCAGAAATGCTGAGCAGCATCATCTGGCGTAAAGAAGATGTAGCATCAGATGAGTTTCACCAGGCATTGGAAAAATTACGTCAGCAAATTAACCAACTCGATGATGAGTTGATGCAGATCCTTGGTCAGCGTATGAAAATTGCTGAGAACATTGGTCAGTACAAGAAAGATAACAACATCACCATCTTACAAACAAACCGCTGGAACGAAATCCTTGAGCGTGCATTTAAAGAAGGTGAGCGTAAAGGGTTGAGTAAAGATTTCATCACCAAGTATTTTGATGCGGTGCATATGGAAAGCATTAATCATCAGAAGAAGGTGCTTGATTCGTGA
- a CDS encoding VOC family protein: MLQRLAIAFFALLITTISFAQTDAKIEVVKHNHVALHVKDIAASTKFYKEVMGLEPVAVPDSLKAIRSWFKLGTDQQIHLLAGRNFEVKNDRNGGHFALFVTSIAAAEKYLTQHNMNFHKQVRFDGAVQIYLADPDGYLIELNEVKR; this comes from the coding sequence ATGCTTCAACGATTAGCGATTGCCTTCTTTGCCTTACTCATCACAACAATTTCTTTTGCACAAACAGATGCAAAGATCGAAGTGGTGAAACACAATCATGTTGCCTTACACGTAAAAGACATTGCAGCAAGTACCAAATTTTATAAAGAAGTAATGGGGCTTGAACCTGTTGCAGTGCCTGATTCATTAAAAGCAATCCGTTCCTGGTTTAAGTTGGGAACTGATCAACAGATACATTTACTGGCAGGAAGAAATTTTGAAGTAAAGAACGATCGCAACGGCGGTCATTTTGCATTGTTTGTAACTTCTATTGCTGCTGCTGAAAAGTATTTAACGCAACATAATATGAACTTTCATAAACAAGTTCGTTTTGATGGTGCTGTGCAGATCTATCTTGCCGATCCCGATGGTTATTTAATTGAACTGAACGAAGTAAAACGTTAA
- a CDS encoding DUF952 domain-containing protein, protein MPIIYHVTTAAEWNAAKANGYYETPSLKEEGFIHCSQENQVAGVLERYFAGKTDLVKLVVDTDKLTSRFVFEWSPSTEDTFPHVYGTINVDAVVDVVAIN, encoded by the coding sequence ATGCCCATTATTTATCATGTTACCACAGCTGCTGAATGGAATGCAGCAAAAGCAAACGGCTACTATGAAACGCCTTCTCTCAAAGAAGAAGGGTTTATTCATTGCTCACAGGAAAACCAGGTGGCAGGTGTGCTTGAACGTTATTTCGCCGGCAAAACTGATTTAGTTAAACTTGTGGTCGATACGGATAAATTGACAAGCCGTTTTGTATTTGAGTGGAGTCCTTCAACTGAAGATACATTTCCGCATGTGTATGGAACAATTAATGTTGATGCAGTTGTTGATGTAGTTGCAATCAATTAG
- a CDS encoding septal ring lytic transglycosylase RlpA family protein — MKKFCLLFVLVFSASVLNVTAQQDSTKSVKKSNGKSKIQYGLASFYSNKFNGRKTANGEIFSNQKLTAAHNTLPLGTYVRVTNLRNKRSVVVKINDRLHHKNKRIIDLSRLAATKLGFIKSGLTRVKVEVLGKKPPSK, encoded by the coding sequence ATGAAGAAATTCTGCCTTCTATTTGTTTTGGTTTTTTCAGCATCGGTACTCAATGTTACGGCTCAGCAAGACAGTACAAAATCTGTAAAAAAATCAAACGGCAAATCAAAGATCCAATATGGGCTTGCCAGTTTTTACTCCAATAAATTCAACGGTCGCAAAACAGCCAATGGCGAAATTTTCAGTAATCAGAAGCTAACTGCAGCACACAACACCCTTCCTTTAGGCACCTATGTACGGGTAACCAACCTTCGCAACAAACGCTCAGTTGTAGTTAAAATAAATGATCGGCTGCACCACAAGAACAAACGTATTATTGATCTGTCGAGACTGGCGGCAACAAAACTCGGATTCATCAAAAGCGGACTAACCCGTGTAAAAGTTGAGGTACTGGGTAAAAAGCCGCCATCGAAATAA
- a CDS encoding M15 family metallopeptidase has translation MVELKQLMPALIYEFHYATSDNFVKRPLYPVNTDFTFLRLPAANALQKVQIELNEKGFGLKIFDAYRPYSVTVKFWELIKDERYVANPTKGSGHNRGLAVDLTIVDLKTGVELNMGTDFDNFTDTAHHTFAQLNTTILRNRKLLKELMLKHGFNLLETEWWHYYWPNDRNYEVLDLDFKKLKKLSSN, from the coding sequence ATGGTCGAATTGAAACAGCTGATGCCCGCACTTATTTATGAATTTCACTATGCAACCAGTGACAATTTTGTAAAACGACCCTTATATCCAGTGAATACTGATTTCACCTTTTTAAGATTACCTGCTGCAAATGCCTTGCAAAAAGTACAAATAGAGCTGAATGAAAAAGGATTTGGGTTGAAGATTTTTGATGCTTACCGTCCCTACTCTGTTACCGTAAAATTCTGGGAACTGATCAAAGATGAACGTTATGTTGCCAACCCGACGAAAGGAAGCGGGCATAACCGTGGCCTTGCTGTTGACTTAACCATTGTTGATTTGAAAACAGGTGTTGAATTAAATATGGGCACTGACTTTGATAATTTTACTGATACTGCACATCATACATTCGCACAATTAAACACAACCATTTTGCGAAACAGGAAACTGTTGAAAGAGTTGATGCTGAAACACGGCTTCAATTTACTGGAAACAGAATGGTGGCATTATTACTGGCCGAATGACAGGAATTATGAAGTGTTGGACCTTGATTTTAAGAAACTGAAGAAACTTTCTTCTAATTGA
- the trpS gene encoding tryptophan--tRNA ligase encodes MSKQKEIVMSGLRPTGYLHLGNYFGAMKNYVKMQDEYECFFMVADWHSLTTHPDTKELKANVRRVFAENIACGLDPEKVAFYCQSHIYETAELYLYLNMMAYKGELEKTTTFKDKVRAHPDNVNAGLLTYPVLMAADILLFRASYVPVGKDQEQHLEMARNFANRFNHRYGDVFPEPSAFNFGGELIKVPSLDGTGKMSKSENQNATIYLADEDEVIRKKVMKAKTDAGPTEQNSTKPDYIENIFQLMRLVSTPDTIQKFEDDFNNCVIRYGDMKKQLGEDMVKFVSPIREKAKAIENDDAYLKEVMLKGAEKARISARKTIELTREAMGLNYF; translated from the coding sequence ATGAGCAAACAGAAAGAAATAGTAATGAGTGGCCTCCGCCCAACAGGTTATCTTCACCTCGGGAATTATTTTGGTGCCATGAAGAATTATGTGAAAATGCAGGATGAGTATGAATGTTTTTTTATGGTGGCCGATTGGCATTCACTTACCACGCATCCTGATACAAAGGAGTTGAAAGCAAATGTAAGACGTGTGTTTGCAGAGAACATCGCCTGCGGATTAGATCCTGAAAAAGTGGCGTTCTATTGTCAAAGTCATATATATGAAACAGCGGAGCTTTATCTCTATCTCAACATGATGGCCTATAAAGGTGAGCTGGAAAAAACAACAACCTTTAAAGATAAAGTGAGAGCGCATCCTGATAATGTAAATGCAGGCTTACTTACTTATCCGGTGTTAATGGCAGCAGATATCTTACTGTTTCGAGCCAGTTATGTTCCGGTTGGTAAAGACCAGGAGCAGCATCTTGAAATGGCCCGCAATTTTGCCAACCGTTTCAACCACCGTTATGGAGACGTATTCCCTGAGCCATCTGCGTTTAATTTTGGAGGGGAGTTGATAAAAGTGCCCAGCCTTGATGGAACAGGAAAGATGAGTAAGAGTGAAAACCAAAACGCAACGATTTACCTGGCAGATGAGGATGAAGTGATCCGTAAAAAAGTGATGAAAGCAAAAACGGATGCTGGTCCAACTGAGCAGAATTCCACAAAGCCTGACTATATTGAAAATATTTTCCAGTTGATGCGTTTGGTAAGTACACCTGATACCATTCAGAAGTTTGAAGACGATTTCAATAATTGTGTGATTCGTTATGGTGATATGAAAAAGCAACTGGGTGAAGATATGGTCAAATTTGTTTCGCCTATTCGTGAAAAAGCAAAAGCTATTGAAAACGATGATGCATATTTGAAAGAAGTGATGTTGAAAGGAGCTGAAAAAGCAAGGATCAGTGCCCGCAAAACCATTGAATTAACGAGAGAAGCAATGGGACTTAATTATTTTTAA